The Christiangramia salexigens genome includes the window TGTACTGTCCATAAAGATTTGAAATCGAAGCTCTGAAATTGGAGTGGCAAATTAAGTAATTTGAATGAAAGCTTCCTTTGTAATTCCGTTGGTTTTCTTGGAACAATTGTTAAATAAGAATGGATCATAATTATAAGATCCTGGAATTGGATAAATTGGAATATTATAAATGAGTGGAACTTTTAATCCATAGACAGACTTGCATCTTTATTTCTGAGATCCGGGCCACCTAACAGAAAGGATTTTAAATTGAGGAGATAAAAGGTCCAACCGGTCTTACAACCTACGTGATAATCCATTCTTGACCTTTCGTCTTCGGGGATATTTTCCTGAACCAGACTAAGGATTGTCTGGTCGTTTTTAGTTAGTACACTTACGCCAACCGTTCCGGTTTTTCCGAAAATAAATCTGAGAAATTCGTCTTTTTCTGGATAAATGATCTCTCCGTTTTCTAAAGTAGCATCAGGCCAGCCATGCCACCTCCATAAAAAAATGTCACCAGGGTGAATTTTCTCATTCCTTTCTCTTCTTTTTGCTTTGGGAGTTGTGAATTCGGCCGATTTTAAGAACCATTTTTCCAATGTTTCCTGGGTGCTCCAGGCATCTTTGATCCTTTGTGGATCTGCTTTAATAGGAACTTCTACCTTGAATGTGGTCCAATCTGTTTTATTCTCCTTATCCATGACCTTATACCCTAATCAGACCATAATTCGATTTTAAATGCTCCATTAAATTTAGGGAAAAATAATTTCAGTCAATTATAAATTGATAGTCATATTCAGGAATTAATAAATATAACTATATGTTTTTAAGTTTATTGGATCAAAATTCTGCTAGACTTTGTAAAATTTAGTTTTTAGCCAGAAAGAAACTCTAACCAATAAAATTAAGGCCGGTACTTCAACCAGAGGGCCTATTACTCCCACAAAAGCCTGGCCGCTATTAAGACCAAAAACCGCGATCGCAACGGCAATGGCAAGTTCAAAATTATTACCAGCAGCCGTAAAAGCAATAGAAGCATTCTTG containing:
- a CDS encoding SRPBCC family protein — its product is MDKENKTDWTTFKVEVPIKADPQRIKDAWSTQETLEKWFLKSAEFTTPKAKRRERNEKIHPGDIFLWRWHGWPDATLENGEIIYPEKDEFLRFIFGKTGTVGVSVLTKNDQTILSLVQENIPEDERSRMDYHVGCKTGWTFYLLNLKSFLLGGPDLRNKDASLSMD